From the Pseudomonas baltica genome, one window contains:
- the catA gene encoding catechol 1,2-dioxygenase, translating into MTVRISHTAEVQKFFEVAAGFDKTAGSARMKTVIHRVLTDSIKIIEDLQVTSEEFWKAVNYLNELGARQEAGLLVAGLGLEHYLDLLMDAEDEQAGHVGGTPRTIEGPLYVAGAPLSQYEARLDDGQDSGTLLYMKGQVRNVAGEPVANAIVDVWHANTAGTYSYFDPSQSEFNLRRRIQTDEQGRYRFQSIVPSGYGCAPDGPTQALLDQLGRHGQRPAHIHFFISGPGYRHLTTQINLAGDKYLHDDFAYATRDELIADIVFKEDGADRYAEIEFDFVLQPTEEPREQDKRERVRALEA; encoded by the coding sequence ATGACCGTTCGTATTTCCCATACCGCCGAAGTGCAGAAATTCTTCGAAGTCGCCGCCGGTTTTGACAAGACCGCCGGCAGTGCCCGCATGAAGACCGTGATCCATCGCGTGCTGACCGACAGCATCAAGATCATCGAAGACCTTCAGGTCACGTCCGAGGAGTTCTGGAAAGCCGTGAACTACCTGAATGAGCTGGGTGCTCGTCAGGAAGCCGGGTTGCTGGTAGCTGGCCTTGGCCTGGAGCACTACCTGGACCTGCTGATGGATGCTGAAGACGAGCAGGCCGGCCATGTGGGCGGCACTCCACGCACTATCGAGGGCCCGCTGTATGTGGCCGGCGCGCCGCTGTCGCAATACGAAGCGCGGCTCGACGACGGCCAGGATTCCGGCACATTGCTGTACATGAAAGGCCAGGTGCGCAATGTGGCGGGCGAGCCCGTGGCCAATGCCATCGTCGATGTGTGGCATGCCAATACGGCAGGTACCTATTCCTACTTCGACCCCTCGCAGTCCGAGTTCAACCTGCGCCGCCGCATTCAGACCGACGAGCAGGGACGGTACCGCTTTCAGAGCATCGTGCCCTCCGGTTACGGCTGCGCTCCGGATGGCCCGACCCAGGCACTGCTGGATCAGCTCGGCCGCCACGGTCAGCGCCCGGCGCACATTCATTTTTTCATCTCCGGACCCGGCTATCGCCACCTGACTACCCAGATCAACCTGGCGGGCGACAAGTACCTGCACGACGATTTCGCCTATGCCACACGTGACGAGCTGATTGCCGACATCGTGTTCAAGGAAGACGGCGCTGATCGGTATGCCGAGATCGAATTCGACTTCGTGCTGCAGCCTACCGAAGAGCCCAGGGAGCAGGACAAGCGCGAGCGGGTGAGGGCGCTGGAAGCCTGA
- the catC gene encoding muconolactone Delta-isomerase — protein sequence MLFHVRMTVKLPADMPADQAARLKADEKELAQRLQHEGTWRHLWRIAGLYANVSIFDVPDNQALHDTLMQLPLYPYMDIEVMAMCRHPSSIHADDR from the coding sequence ATGCTTTTTCATGTACGCATGACCGTCAAACTTCCTGCCGACATGCCAGCCGATCAAGCAGCAAGGCTCAAGGCCGACGAAAAGGAACTGGCTCAGCGCCTGCAGCACGAGGGCACCTGGCGACACCTCTGGCGTATCGCCGGCCTGTACGCCAACGTCAGCATCTTTGATGTGCCCGATAACCAAGCCTTGCATGACACGCTGATGCAACTGCCGCTGTATCCCTACATGGACATCGAAGTCATGGCCATGTGCAGACACCCCTCGTCGATCCACGCCGACGATCGCTGA
- a CDS encoding muconate cycloisomerase family protein yields MTATIEHFDIQIVDLPTIRPHKLAMHTMHGQTLVILRIRCSDGIVGIGEATTIGGLAYAGESPESIKTNLDTWFAPLLIGQDASNLNAAMQRVDRAIRGNTFARSAVETALLDALGKRLGLPVAEVLGGRVRDGVEVAWTLASGDTDKDIEEAERMLDLRRHRHFKLKIGAGEPARDIAHVAAIKRALGDRASVRVDINQAWSEAVAINACRRLADAGVELIEQPLSRHDRAGMARLSAHSPIPLMADEAIESVEDSFALAQMGAAPIFALKIAKTGGPRAVLRTAAIAQAAGIGLYGGTMLEGSIGTLAAAHAFATLDKLEWHTELFGPLLLTEDILVQPPVYRDFQLLIPRLPGLGLELDEARLARFARR; encoded by the coding sequence ATGACCGCCACGATCGAACATTTCGATATCCAGATCGTCGATCTGCCCACCATTCGCCCGCACAAGCTGGCCATGCATACCATGCACGGGCAGACGCTGGTGATTCTGCGCATTCGTTGCAGCGACGGCATCGTCGGGATTGGCGAAGCCACCACCATCGGTGGCCTGGCTTACGCCGGAGAAAGTCCGGAAAGCATCAAGACCAACCTCGATACCTGGTTTGCGCCCCTGCTCATCGGCCAGGATGCCAGCAACCTCAACGCTGCCATGCAGCGCGTCGACCGAGCCATCCGTGGCAATACCTTTGCTCGTAGTGCGGTGGAAACCGCCTTGCTCGATGCCTTGGGCAAGCGCCTGGGCCTGCCCGTGGCCGAGGTGCTGGGTGGTCGAGTGCGCGACGGCGTCGAAGTCGCCTGGACGCTGGCCAGCGGTGACACTGATAAGGACATCGAGGAAGCCGAGCGCATGCTCGATCTGCGTCGCCATCGCCATTTCAAACTGAAGATCGGTGCAGGCGAGCCGGCCCGCGACATTGCCCATGTCGCGGCTATCAAGCGCGCCCTGGGGGACCGGGCCAGCGTCCGGGTGGACATCAACCAGGCGTGGAGCGAAGCAGTGGCAATCAATGCCTGCCGTCGGCTGGCCGATGCCGGCGTCGAGTTGATCGAACAACCTCTGTCGCGCCACGACCGTGCCGGCATGGCACGCCTCAGCGCCCACAGCCCGATCCCGCTGATGGCCGACGAGGCCATCGAGTCTGTCGAAGACAGCTTTGCCTTGGCACAGATGGGCGCGGCGCCCATCTTTGCCCTGAAGATTGCCAAAACCGGTGGCCCTCGTGCCGTATTGCGTACGGCCGCCATCGCCCAGGCAGCGGGCATCGGGCTGTACGGCGGCACCATGCTCGAAGGCAGCATCGGCACACTGGCGGCGGCCCATGCCTTCGCGACTCTGGACAAGCTTGAATGGCACACCGAATTGTTCGGCCCGCTGCTGTTGACCGAGGATATTCTGGTCCAGCCACCGGTGTACCGCGACTTCCAGCTTTTGATCCCGCGCCTGCCTGGCCTGGGTCTGGAACTGGACGAAGCACGCCTCGCCCGGTTCGCCCGTCGATAA
- a CDS encoding Rieske 2Fe-2S domain-containing protein, whose protein sequence is MNQNIDALARQIRESVQEDPATGVFRCRRDIFTDQQLFDLEMKHIFESGWVYLAHESQVPDINDYFTTYIGRQPVVVTRDKQGQLHGLVNACAHRGAMLCRRKQGNKGSFTCPFHGWTFSNAGKLLKVKDAKTGAYPDSFDCDGSHDLRRLGRFENYRGFLFGSLSEAVPELSDYLGETRTIIDQMVDQAPEGLEVLRGSSSYIYDGNWKLQIENGADGYHVSSVHWNYSATMGRRNYEAEGTRTVDANGWSKSLGGVYAFEHGHILLWTRLLNPEVRPVHAHREALAERLGQERADFIVDQTRNLCLYPNVYLMDQFSTQIRVVRPIAVDKTEVTIYCMAPKGESDKERATRIRQYEDFFNVSGMGTPDDLEEFRACQTGYQGATTLWNDLSRGAKQWVEGPDDNAKAMGMRPQLSGVKTEDEGLFVRQHAFWASRLLTALESEHAGVITTDKEVQP, encoded by the coding sequence ATGAATCAGAATATCGACGCTCTTGCTCGACAGATCCGTGAATCTGTCCAGGAAGATCCTGCCACTGGCGTTTTCCGCTGCCGCCGAGACATCTTCACCGATCAGCAGCTGTTCGACCTGGAGATGAAACACATCTTCGAAAGCGGCTGGGTGTACCTGGCGCACGAAAGCCAGGTACCAGATATCAACGACTACTTCACTACCTACATCGGCCGTCAGCCGGTGGTGGTGACCCGGGACAAGCAAGGCCAGCTGCACGGTCTGGTCAACGCCTGCGCCCACCGCGGCGCCATGCTTTGCCGACGCAAGCAAGGCAACAAGGGTTCGTTCACCTGCCCGTTCCATGGCTGGACGTTCAGCAATGCCGGCAAGCTACTCAAGGTCAAAGATGCCAAGACCGGCGCCTACCCTGACAGCTTCGACTGCGACGGCTCCCATGACCTTCGCCGGCTTGGTCGCTTCGAAAACTATCGTGGGTTTCTGTTCGGCAGCCTGAGCGAGGCGGTGCCCGAGCTGAGCGACTACCTGGGTGAAACCCGCACGATCATCGACCAGATGGTCGACCAAGCGCCCGAAGGCTTGGAAGTGTTGCGCGGCAGTTCGTCTTATATCTACGACGGCAACTGGAAGCTGCAGATCGAGAACGGTGCCGACGGCTACCACGTCAGTTCCGTGCACTGGAACTATTCGGCGACCATGGGTCGACGCAACTACGAGGCCGAGGGTACCCGTACCGTCGATGCCAATGGCTGGTCGAAGAGCCTGGGCGGGGTGTACGCCTTCGAGCACGGGCATATTCTGCTGTGGACCCGCTTGCTCAATCCCGAAGTACGTCCGGTGCATGCCCACCGTGAAGCCCTGGCCGAGCGCCTTGGGCAAGAGCGCGCGGACTTCATCGTCGACCAGACCCGCAACCTGTGCCTGTACCCCAACGTCTATCTCATGGACCAGTTTTCCACGCAGATCCGCGTGGTAAGACCGATTGCCGTGGACAAGACCGAGGTGACCATCTACTGCATGGCGCCAAAAGGCGAAAGCGACAAGGAGCGCGCCACCCGCATTCGGCAGTACGAGGACTTCTTCAACGTCAGCGGCATGGGGACGCCGGACGATCTGGAAGAGTTCCGCGCCTGCCAGACCGGCTACCAGGGTGCGACCACGTTGTGGAACGATCTGAGCCGTGGCGCGAAGCAGTGGGTAGAAGGCCCGGACGACAATGCCAAGGCCATGGGCATGCGTCCACAGCTCAGTGGCGTGAAGACCGAGGACGAGGGCCTGTTCGTGCGCCAGCATGCATTCTGGGCATCACGCCTGCTGACCGCGCTGGAGTCCGAGCATGCTGGCGTGATCACCACTGACAAGGAGGTTCAGCCATGA
- a CDS encoding LysR family transcriptional regulator, producing the protein MKSPDMDAIRAFFLVAQFRSFTRVADTMGTTQAAISLKIKRLEDALGRALLDRTPRRVTLSAHGQAFHANAQRLLDSYNEAMGCFDTPKRTLRIGVSHHIVGADLSYWLQRLMAADPEVVVAFSLGTSRELLDGYEQGKLDVALVLRHDNRRQDGEVIGAEHFTWMAVPTLQVAPDAPLPLAIQPAPCGMRSMVSSALQAHDRPWREAFVGSGILAIGAAVAAGIGIGAMVGRMAPACCEDVTKRFGLPELPIRDVALYTTHRDVQVRHLTDTLVAAMSHRG; encoded by the coding sequence ATGAAATCGCCCGACATGGACGCTATACGCGCCTTTTTTCTGGTAGCGCAGTTCAGGAGTTTCACCCGGGTGGCCGATACTATGGGTACCACCCAGGCCGCCATCAGCTTGAAGATCAAACGCCTTGAAGATGCCCTCGGTCGTGCCTTGCTGGACCGTACTCCACGACGGGTGACCTTATCGGCGCATGGCCAGGCTTTCCATGCCAATGCCCAGCGCCTGCTGGACAGTTACAACGAAGCCATGGGTTGCTTCGACACGCCCAAGCGCACCCTGCGCATCGGCGTCAGCCACCATATCGTTGGCGCCGACCTGTCCTACTGGCTGCAACGCCTGATGGCCGCCGACCCGGAAGTGGTGGTGGCCTTCAGCCTAGGGACCTCCCGCGAGCTGCTCGACGGTTATGAGCAAGGCAAGTTGGACGTCGCGCTGGTCCTGCGCCACGACAATCGCCGCCAGGATGGCGAGGTGATTGGCGCCGAGCACTTCACCTGGATGGCGGTGCCTACCTTGCAGGTCGCGCCTGATGCGCCGCTGCCGCTTGCCATTCAGCCAGCGCCGTGCGGAATGCGCAGCATGGTTTCAAGCGCGTTGCAGGCCCATGACCGACCTTGGCGCGAGGCTTTCGTGGGCTCAGGCATTCTAGCGATAGGCGCTGCGGTTGCGGCGGGCATCGGCATTGGCGCCATGGTCGGGCGCATGGCCCCGGCGTGCTGCGAGGATGTCACCAAGCGTTTCGGCCTGCCGGAATTGCCGATCCGCGACGTCGCGCTCTATACCACTCATCGCGACGTCCAAGTACGCCACTTGACCGACACCCTCGTGGCCGCGATGAGTCACAGGGGCTAG
- a CDS encoding LysR family transcriptional regulator, translated as MKTPDLNLLVSLHCLIEECSVAGAARRMNLSAPAMSRTLARIREAMEDPILVRSQRGMIPTPKALQIQEQVRGIVELAQGFFVQSQGFDLRTMSRTFSIRANDVFVGAYGVKLVAILKEQAPNSVLRFVAESDLEVDPLNAGSIDLVIGSSRKFGADIKVQNLFSCPFVGIARTHHPIFDEEITPERFASFDHISVSRRGRSQGPIDVALAELSLTRRVSYIIPTFHAALFAVADSDLLLPVPVPMLEKISHLGLNLRTFTLPIPTTSVMIVQAWHPRLEHDEAHRWLRRTLKVMTAD; from the coding sequence ATGAAAACACCTGACCTCAATCTGCTTGTCTCCCTCCATTGCCTCATCGAAGAGTGTTCCGTTGCAGGGGCGGCACGGCGGATGAACTTGAGCGCACCGGCCATGAGCCGAACGCTCGCTCGTATTCGCGAGGCTATGGAAGATCCTATTCTCGTACGCTCGCAGCGGGGAATGATTCCAACGCCCAAGGCTCTGCAGATACAGGAGCAGGTCCGCGGTATCGTGGAGCTCGCCCAGGGCTTCTTCGTGCAAAGCCAGGGTTTCGACTTGAGGACCATGAGCCGAACTTTCAGTATTCGCGCCAATGACGTATTCGTCGGCGCTTATGGCGTAAAGCTCGTGGCGATACTGAAAGAGCAGGCGCCGAATTCGGTTTTGCGTTTTGTCGCTGAAAGCGATCTGGAGGTGGACCCCCTCAATGCTGGCAGCATTGATCTGGTGATCGGTTCGTCGCGAAAATTCGGCGCGGACATCAAAGTGCAAAACCTCTTCAGCTGCCCCTTCGTAGGCATTGCTCGCACTCATCATCCGATATTCGACGAGGAAATTACCCCTGAACGCTTTGCCTCGTTCGATCATATAAGCGTTTCGCGGCGTGGTCGTTCGCAAGGCCCTATCGATGTCGCTTTGGCCGAGCTGTCCCTGACTCGGCGTGTCAGTTATATCATTCCAACCTTTCACGCAGCCTTGTTTGCAGTCGCTGACTCCGATCTTCTGTTGCCAGTGCCGGTTCCGATGCTGGAAAAGATCAGCCATCTTGGTTTGAATCTGCGGACTTTCACCCTGCCGATCCCTACCACCAGCGTCATGATCGTTCAGGCATGGCACCCGCGTCTGGAGCACGATGAGGCACACCGTTGGTTACGCCGCACTCTGAAGGTCATGACTGCCGATTGA
- the benB gene encoding benzoate 1,2-dioxygenase small subunit translates to MSTSRDLLLDFLYREARLLDDRQWDEWLQCYSPDVEFWMPAWDDQDSLTEDPHREISLIYYPNRDGLEDRIFRIKTERSSASTPEPRTAHLIANLEVLSDDGATVELRFNWHTLSHRYKTTDSYFGTSFYRLDVSGEHPLITRKKIVLKNDYIHQVIDIYHI, encoded by the coding sequence ATGAGTACCTCCCGTGACCTGCTGCTGGACTTTCTCTATCGCGAGGCGCGGTTGCTGGACGACCGTCAGTGGGATGAGTGGCTGCAATGCTATTCCCCGGACGTGGAGTTCTGGATGCCGGCCTGGGACGACCAGGACAGCCTCACCGAAGACCCGCACCGGGAAATCTCGCTGATCTACTACCCTAACCGCGATGGCTTGGAAGACCGGATATTCCGCATCAAGACAGAGCGCTCCAGCGCCAGTACACCAGAGCCACGCACTGCACACTTGATCGCCAACCTGGAAGTGCTGAGCGACGACGGCGCCACCGTCGAGCTGCGCTTCAATTGGCACACCCTCAGCCATCGCTACAAGACCACGGATTCGTATTTCGGCACCTCGTTCTATCGCCTGGACGTCAGCGGCGAACACCCGCTGATCACACGCAAGAAGATCGTGCTCAAGAACGACTACATCCATCAAGTCATCGACATTTACCACATCTGA
- the benC gene encoding benzoate 1,2-dioxygenase electron transfer component BenC, producing the protein MTYSIALNFEDGVTRFIDCKPGEKVLDAAYRQRINLPMDCSDGVCGTCKCHCETGEYDLGDDYIEDALAEDEAEQRQVLTCQMVVQSDCVLSVPVPSSACKTGTTHFGATVSGIVTHADAAVEVSFTLDQAPVFLPGQYVNIAVPGGQQTRSYSFSSRPGDTQASFLIKQVPGGLMSSWLTAASVGEQVSMTGPLGSFYLRAVTRPLLFLAGGTGLAPFLAMLEVLAEKGETQQICLIYGVTRDQDLVMVDALKGFSDRLHNFSFVTCVADPATAHSRQGYVTQHMSSGALNDGDVDVYLCGPPPMVDAVRKYFTEQGVTPASFHYEKFTPNAVVTGDAA; encoded by the coding sequence ATGACGTATTCGATTGCCTTGAACTTCGAGGATGGGGTCACCCGATTCATCGACTGCAAGCCGGGCGAAAAGGTGCTGGATGCAGCCTATCGCCAGCGTATCAATCTGCCCATGGACTGCTCCGATGGCGTATGCGGCACCTGCAAGTGCCACTGCGAAACGGGCGAATACGACCTGGGCGACGACTACATCGAAGATGCCCTGGCCGAGGATGAAGCCGAGCAGCGTCAGGTCCTCACTTGCCAGATGGTGGTGCAGTCCGATTGCGTGCTCAGCGTGCCGGTACCTTCCAGTGCCTGCAAGACGGGGACCACGCATTTCGGCGCGACGGTGTCGGGCATCGTTACCCATGCCGACGCCGCTGTGGAGGTCAGTTTCACCCTCGACCAGGCGCCTGTTTTTCTGCCGGGCCAGTACGTCAATATTGCCGTCCCTGGGGGCCAGCAGACGCGCTCGTATTCGTTCAGCAGCCGCCCCGGTGACACCCAGGCCAGCTTCCTGATCAAACAGGTGCCCGGAGGCCTCATGAGCAGCTGGCTGACCGCTGCCAGCGTCGGCGAGCAGGTCAGCATGACCGGCCCACTGGGCAGTTTTTACCTGCGCGCGGTCACTCGGCCTCTGCTGTTCCTGGCGGGCGGCACCGGTCTGGCGCCTTTTCTGGCCATGCTCGAAGTGCTCGCTGAAAAAGGCGAGACCCAGCAGATCTGCCTGATCTATGGCGTCACACGCGATCAGGATCTGGTGATGGTCGACGCCTTGAAGGGCTTCTCGGATCGCTTGCACAACTTCAGCTTCGTGACCTGTGTTGCCGACCCGGCCACTGCCCATTCGCGCCAAGGCTATGTCACCCAGCACATGTCTTCGGGCGCCCTGAATGACGGCGATGTCGATGTGTACCTGTGCGGCCCGCCACCGATGGTCGATGCCGTGCGCAAGTATTTCACCGAGCAGGGCGTGACCCCCGCCAGTTTTCATTACGAGAAATTCACCCCGAACGCCGTCGTAACCGGTGATGCCGCATAA
- a CDS encoding efflux transporter outer membrane subunit → MKAKLITLLASACAVLGLNGCTLGPNFHAPSTPLGAHWQQPDASTTRSRAVPGDVDSQWWRSFGDPQLTALLAEAQANNLDLRVAASHVEQSLAARATVSADRLPSIDATGDYSRARGSERGLSDISGNNGKDNYNVWNSGLNIAWEADLWGRVRRSVEAADAKVQVSVEEQHAAMVSIMAQVARDYIELRGTQSSLEVTRQNLDIARHSLDLTRARLAQGVATDLEVAQAAALRASIEARVPALEQQRSVLINALSFLVGRQPGALSAELSPSKAIPAGPANVPIGLPSELAQRRPDIRRAEADLHAATAAIGIAKADFYPRISLSGNAGFQAIQLSNLGSWGSHTFAFGPSLSVPIFEGGRLQGQLQLRESAQREAGIAYQRTVLAAWHEVDNALSGYQADQRRHQSLELAVTESQRALASAQQQYAQGSVDFLNVLTVQNALLANQAALVQSTADVSLTLVTLYQALGGGWQQPAQAALAGDGRHP, encoded by the coding sequence ATGAAGGCGAAGCTGATCACCCTGCTGGCCAGTGCATGCGCTGTGCTAGGCCTCAACGGTTGCACGCTCGGGCCGAACTTCCATGCGCCGAGCACACCGCTGGGCGCGCATTGGCAACAACCAGATGCCTCGACCACCCGCAGTCGCGCGGTGCCTGGCGACGTCGACAGCCAATGGTGGCGCAGTTTCGGCGACCCTCAACTGACGGCATTGCTGGCCGAGGCTCAGGCCAATAACCTGGATTTGCGCGTCGCCGCCAGCCATGTCGAGCAAAGCCTCGCCGCACGCGCCACCGTGAGCGCAGACCGCCTGCCGAGTATCGATGCCACGGGCGACTACAGCCGTGCGCGGGGCTCCGAACGTGGCCTGTCGGATATCTCCGGGAACAATGGCAAGGATAATTACAACGTCTGGAACAGCGGCCTGAATATCGCCTGGGAAGCTGACCTGTGGGGACGCGTGCGGCGCTCGGTGGAAGCGGCGGACGCCAAGGTGCAGGTCAGCGTCGAGGAACAGCATGCGGCGATGGTGTCGATCATGGCCCAGGTCGCGCGGGACTACATCGAGCTGCGCGGTACCCAGAGCAGCCTCGAGGTAACCCGGCAGAACCTCGATATCGCCCGCCATAGTCTGGACCTCACCCGGGCGCGATTGGCGCAAGGCGTGGCGACCGATCTGGAGGTGGCTCAGGCAGCCGCGTTACGCGCCTCGATCGAAGCGCGTGTGCCGGCACTGGAGCAGCAGCGTAGCGTGCTGATCAACGCTCTCAGCTTTCTGGTCGGGCGCCAGCCGGGGGCATTGAGTGCTGAACTGTCGCCCAGCAAAGCCATCCCCGCAGGCCCCGCCAATGTCCCTATAGGTCTGCCCAGCGAACTGGCTCAGCGGCGCCCGGACATTCGCCGCGCCGAGGCCGACTTGCACGCTGCCACAGCGGCAATCGGCATTGCCAAGGCCGACTTCTATCCGCGCATCAGTCTGTCGGGCAATGCGGGCTTTCAAGCCATTCAGCTCTCCAACCTGGGCAGTTGGGGCTCGCACACCTTTGCCTTTGGCCCAAGCCTGAGCGTGCCGATCTTCGAGGGTGGCCGCCTGCAAGGCCAGTTGCAATTGCGCGAAAGCGCCCAACGCGAAGCCGGGATTGCCTACCAGCGCACGGTGTTGGCGGCCTGGCATGAGGTGGACAACGCCTTGAGCGGTTATCAGGCCGACCAGCGACGGCACCAGAGTCTTGAGCTGGCGGTCACCGAGAGCCAACGGGCGCTCGCCAGTGCCCAGCAGCAATACGCGCAGGGATCGGTGGATTTTCTCAACGTATTGACGGTGCAGAACGCCTTGTTGGCAAACCAGGCTGCCTTGGTGCAAAGCACCGCTGACGTGTCGCTCACGCTGGTCACGCTGTATCAAGCCTTGGGTGGTGGGTGGCAACAGCCGGCTCAGGCGGCCCTCGCCGGGGACGGCAGACACCCCTGA
- a CDS encoding LysR family transcriptional regulator, with protein MELRHLRYFRVVAQTLNFTRAAQQLNIAQPPLSRQIQQLEDELGVHLLERSRPLRLTEAGRYFQEKTGLLLEQLERVSTDTRRIGTGHKRWLGIGFAPSTLYGALPDLIRRLRSYGDIELGLSELITLQQLEALKSGRIDIGFGRLLFDDPAITQKVLREDPLVAALPAGHPLLDEPVTLQQLSAEPFILYPGNPRPSYADHVLGVFAQRGLKIHVAQMANELQTAIGLVAAGVGITLVPASVQRLHRDDIGYVALLDSSVTSPIVVSYRTGDVSDTLQRCLETLAPHR; from the coding sequence GTGGAGCTTCGCCATCTGCGTTACTTCCGGGTTGTCGCGCAAACCCTCAACTTCACACGTGCGGCGCAGCAGCTGAACATTGCTCAACCGCCTTTGAGTCGGCAGATCCAGCAACTGGAAGACGAGCTGGGCGTCCACCTGCTGGAACGGTCCCGCCCGCTACGGCTGACCGAAGCGGGTCGATACTTCCAGGAAAAGACCGGCTTGCTGCTCGAGCAACTGGAGCGTGTCAGTACCGACACGCGCAGGATCGGCACAGGCCACAAGCGTTGGTTGGGTATCGGCTTTGCACCGTCGACACTTTACGGCGCCCTCCCCGACCTGATACGCCGGCTGCGCAGCTACGGCGACATCGAACTGGGCCTGTCGGAGCTCATCACCCTTCAGCAACTGGAAGCCCTAAAAAGCGGGCGTATCGATATCGGCTTCGGCCGTTTGCTGTTCGATGATCCGGCGATCACTCAGAAAGTGCTGCGTGAAGACCCACTGGTGGCCGCGCTTCCGGCGGGGCACCCCTTGCTCGACGAGCCGGTCACTTTGCAGCAATTAAGCGCAGAGCCGTTCATTCTGTACCCCGGCAACCCGCGGCCCAGCTATGCCGATCACGTGTTGGGAGTGTTTGCTCAGCGTGGCTTGAAAATCCACGTCGCTCAGATGGCCAACGAGTTGCAGACAGCAATTGGCTTGGTGGCCGCCGGGGTGGGCATCACATTGGTGCCTGCCTCGGTGCAGCGGCTGCACCGGGATGACATCGGCTATGTGGCACTACTTGATAGCAGCGTGACGTCGCCGATCGTCGTCAGCTACCGTACCGGCGATGTCTCGGATACTTTGCAACGTTGCCTGGAGACCCTTGCGCCGCATCGCTGA
- a CDS encoding AraC family transcriptional regulator: MTTLLSERSCIFNQADAYAVSEYVNQHVGSHEIRMPPKGQPRASISHRTFSSLDLCRISYGARVQVLSPALESIYHLQILLRGHCRSFARDREQIYTPGEILLINPDDPVDLTYSADCEKFIIKVPVGLLESACVEQKWVLPSNGIRFAASRHDLSTLECFVQLLGLICQEAESAAAPEVQVLYERLVASKLLGMLASNVARQIPVQSQGQGFEAVRQFIDAHLRKEISIEQLMAVARVSERSLYLLFERQVGVSPRDYVRQRRLERVHELLQSPAARSVTEVALDHGFLHLGRFSEAYRKRFGELPSQTTRRCQEGLAVNG, translated from the coding sequence ATGACCACCCTGTTGAGTGAACGCAGCTGCATCTTCAACCAGGCGGATGCCTACGCGGTGTCTGAATACGTGAACCAGCATGTGGGGAGCCATGAGATTCGCATGCCCCCCAAAGGCCAACCGCGGGCGAGCATCAGCCATCGGACTTTTTCCAGCCTGGACCTGTGCCGTATCAGTTACGGCGCGCGAGTGCAGGTGCTGTCCCCGGCCCTGGAATCGATCTATCACCTGCAAATCCTGTTGCGCGGCCATTGTCGTTCCTTCGCCCGCGATAGAGAACAAATTTACACCCCCGGGGAGATCTTGCTGATCAATCCCGATGACCCCGTCGACCTGACCTACTCGGCGGATTGCGAAAAATTCATCATCAAGGTGCCCGTAGGCCTCCTGGAGAGTGCTTGTGTGGAGCAGAAATGGGTCCTGCCCAGCAACGGCATACGCTTCGCCGCCTCGCGTCATGACCTCAGTACCCTTGAGTGTTTCGTACAACTGCTGGGATTGATCTGTCAGGAGGCAGAGAGCGCGGCAGCGCCTGAGGTCCAGGTGCTTTATGAACGCCTTGTGGCCAGCAAGCTGCTGGGGATGCTCGCCAGTAACGTAGCCCGACAAATACCGGTGCAATCCCAAGGCCAGGGGTTCGAGGCGGTGAGGCAGTTCATCGATGCACACCTGCGCAAAGAGATCAGTATCGAACAGCTGATGGCTGTTGCACGGGTGAGCGAGCGCTCGCTGTACTTGCTGTTCGAAAGGCAGGTGGGCGTGTCGCCGCGCGATTACGTGCGCCAGCGCAGACTGGAACGGGTCCACGAGTTGCTGCAGTCGCCCGCTGCCCGTAGCGTCACAGAGGTTGCGCTGGATCATGGCTTCCTGCACCTGGGGCGTTTCTCCGAAGCCTATCGCAAGCGCTTCGGTGAACTGCCATCGCAGACCACACGTCGCTGCCAAGAGGGCCTTGCGGTAAACGGATAG